The Chryseobacterium aureum genome contains a region encoding:
- a CDS encoding efflux transporter outer membrane subunit, which produces MKSLLNIIKGITFSVFILGAISSCMARKEYERPKNVVDEKLFRTDMLPSDSASIANISWKEIFTDPILQGHISKALENNLDIRIALESINSAEAYLKQSKAAYQPTLSIGPNYTFQTQSINTQFGQIIGERRYVNQFDITATIGWEADIWGKLRAQEKAQLATYLGTVAAHKAVKSSLVSSIASAYYQLLTFDAQKRIITETIAVREKNLEATKALKTAGTVTEVAVQQSEALVFNAKSLLIDMDTQIQLLENTMSLLMGEPSHSIERSTLEGQNLPIDLKLGYPSQLLANRPDVMRAEYNLMNAFELTNSAKAQFYPTLKLTGSGGLQSVDIDHLFSVNSLFANVVAGLAQPILNKRQIKTNYDVSLANQETAYLNFRKTVLTAGKEVSDAIRVFSVQDSFIELKQKELDAYKKSVDYSQELVNYGMANYLEVLNASVNSLNAELNISNARYSKMKAAVELYQALGGGWK; this is translated from the coding sequence ATGAAGAGTTTATTAAACATCATAAAAGGAATTACTTTTTCAGTTTTCATACTCGGGGCCATCTCATCCTGTATGGCAAGAAAAGAGTACGAAAGACCGAAGAACGTGGTAGACGAAAAGCTGTTCCGTACAGATATGCTTCCTTCAGACAGTGCCAGCATCGCCAATATTTCATGGAAAGAAATATTTACCGACCCTATATTGCAGGGGCATATTTCTAAAGCACTGGAGAATAACCTGGATATCAGGATTGCCTTAGAAAGTATCAATTCTGCGGAAGCTTACCTGAAACAAAGTAAAGCCGCTTACCAGCCAACACTTTCCATCGGGCCTAACTATACGTTCCAGACCCAGTCTATCAACACTCAGTTTGGGCAGATCATTGGGGAAAGACGTTATGTCAACCAGTTTGACATAACAGCCACTATCGGATGGGAAGCAGATATCTGGGGGAAACTGAGAGCACAGGAGAAAGCACAGTTAGCAACTTACTTAGGTACCGTTGCTGCCCATAAAGCAGTGAAAAGCAGCCTTGTGTCTTCTATTGCTTCAGCGTATTATCAGCTGCTGACTTTTGATGCCCAGAAGAGAATCATTACAGAAACCATTGCGGTAAGAGAAAAAAACCTGGAAGCTACAAAAGCTTTGAAAACTGCCGGAACCGTTACTGAAGTTGCAGTACAACAGAGTGAAGCGCTTGTTTTCAATGCCAAATCTTTACTGATTGATATGGATACACAGATCCAGCTGCTTGAAAACACTATGAGCCTTCTTATGGGGGAGCCTTCTCATTCTATTGAGAGATCTACACTGGAAGGACAGAATCTTCCGATTGATCTGAAGCTGGGGTATCCTTCTCAACTTCTGGCCAACCGTCCGGATGTGATGAGAGCAGAATACAACCTGATGAATGCTTTCGAGCTGACAAACTCTGCTAAAGCTCAGTTTTATCCTACTTTAAAACTGACAGGAAGCGGTGGACTTCAGTCTGTGGATATTGACCACTTATTCAGTGTGAATTCATTGTTCGCGAATGTAGTGGCAGGATTGGCTCAGCCGATTCTGAACAAAAGACAGATCAAGACGAACTATGACGTGAGTCTTGCCAATCAGGAAACGGCATATCTGAACTTCAGAAAAACAGTTCTTACTGCCGGTAAGGAGGTTTCGGATGCTATCAGGGTTTTCTCTGTTCAGGATTCATTCATTGAATTGAAGCAAAAAGAGCTGGATGCCTATAAAAAATCAGTTGACTATTCTCAGGAACTGGTAAACTATGGTATGGCGAATTATCTTGAAGTATTGAATGCCAGTGTGAACTCACTGAATGCAGAACTTAATATTTCTAACGCAAGATACAGTAAAATGAAAGCAGCGGTAGAGCTTTATCAGGCTTTAGGCGGAGGCTGGAAATAA
- a CDS encoding BtrH N-terminal domain-containing protein, which produces MKIENLRPFDGQHCETTATGTLLLQIGVELSEPMLFGLGEGLGFIYWNMKTMEFPFIGGRVKPDVLTRNLTRNLNLELTVKETSSQVKAWNHVKELLDKGQIVGLKLDCYHLEYFSNPFHFAGHYAAIYGYDTENAFLVDTRQQGGKVQTSLKSLAMARAEKGAMASKNLYYTIKKTDQKFDLKKIISAAIKNNAADYLNPPITNAGYKGILKTSTEIIKWFHTSKNIENEFSQAAILMEKAGTGGALFRNLYRDFLKESYELLQLDQLKTGYKEFSEIAALWTTLSRLFEKVSQTKEMESIHQASAILKIIAHKEKKTMEILGTL; this is translated from the coding sequence ATGAAAATAGAAAACCTTAGGCCTTTTGACGGTCAGCACTGCGAAACCACGGCTACAGGAACGCTATTGCTGCAAATCGGAGTTGAGCTCTCTGAACCCATGCTTTTTGGATTGGGTGAAGGACTTGGTTTTATTTACTGGAATATGAAAACAATGGAATTTCCCTTTATTGGCGGACGGGTAAAACCTGATGTGCTGACAAGAAATTTAACCCGTAATCTGAATCTCGAATTAACGGTTAAGGAAACTTCCTCACAAGTAAAGGCATGGAATCATGTAAAAGAACTTCTGGACAAAGGTCAGATAGTAGGATTGAAACTGGATTGTTACCATTTGGAATATTTCTCAAATCCATTTCATTTTGCCGGACACTATGCGGCTATTTATGGTTATGACACTGAAAATGCTTTCCTGGTAGACACCAGACAACAAGGCGGGAAGGTACAGACTTCTTTAAAAAGTTTAGCAATGGCACGCGCAGAAAAAGGGGCTATGGCTTCTAAAAATCTCTATTATACGATTAAAAAAACTGATCAAAAATTTGATCTGAAAAAAATAATTTCTGCTGCCATTAAAAATAATGCAGCAGACTATCTGAACCCGCCCATTACAAATGCTGGCTACAAGGGAATTTTAAAAACCAGTACTGAAATTATCAAATGGTTCCATACAAGTAAAAACATCGAAAATGAATTCAGCCAGGCGGCAATACTAATGGAGAAAGCAGGAACCGGCGGAGCATTGTTCAGAAATTTATACCGGGATTTTTTGAAAGAAAGCTATGAATTACTCCAGCTCGATCAGCTAAAAACAGGATACAAAGAATTCTCCGAAATTGCAGCACTCTGGACTACTCTATCCCGGCTGTTTGAAAAGGTAAGCCAGACAAAAGAAATGGAATCTATTCACCAGGCTTCAGCTATTCTAAAAATAATAGCACACAAAGAAAAAAAGACCATGGAAATATTGGGTACATTGTAG
- a CDS encoding GNAT family N-acetyltransferase produces MKLQIRPIGNSYSEQAIDLILTIQQKEFNIPITIEDQPDLLQIESFYREGGGNFWGAFVDGELVGSIALIKFDERAGAIRKMFVRNEFRGKELNIAQELLEVLISFCRENGIDDLYLGTITVLKAAQRFYERNHFIKIDKENLPVQFPLMSADDVFYHLNTN; encoded by the coding sequence ATGAAATTGCAGATACGGCCTATAGGAAATTCTTATTCTGAACAGGCTATTGACTTAATTTTAACGATTCAGCAGAAAGAATTTAATATCCCGATTACTATAGAGGATCAGCCTGATCTTTTGCAGATAGAAAGTTTTTACAGAGAAGGTGGCGGAAATTTTTGGGGCGCTTTTGTGGATGGAGAACTGGTAGGGTCTATTGCTCTGATTAAATTTGATGAGAGGGCAGGAGCCATCAGGAAAATGTTTGTAAGGAATGAATTCAGAGGAAAAGAATTGAATATTGCCCAGGAATTACTGGAGGTGTTAATTTCTTTCTGCCGGGAAAACGGAATAGATGATCTCTATTTGGGAACCATAACGGTACTGAAAGCAGCACAGCGTTTCTATGAAAGGAATCATTTTATAAAAATTGATAAAGAAAATCTTCCGGTACAATTTCCTTTAATGAGTGCTGACGATGTTTTTTATCATCTAAATACTAATTGA
- a CDS encoding MarR family winged helix-turn-helix transcriptional regulator encodes MNVINEAGILAISTRLHRLSEQLRKDGALIYKAFGIDFELKWFPVIFTIYKKEVASVVEIANEIGYTHPSTITLLKELEKQDLIQWEKDKQDERKRLFKLTHKGNGLIEKMKPVWELMSQILGDISDNKNNLLKAINEAEEKIASQSFYQRALQVNNTKK; translated from the coding sequence ATGAATGTAATCAACGAAGCCGGAATTCTTGCGATATCCACCAGGCTGCACCGCTTGAGTGAACAGCTGAGGAAAGACGGAGCGCTTATTTATAAAGCATTCGGAATTGATTTCGAACTGAAGTGGTTTCCCGTTATCTTCACCATTTATAAAAAAGAGGTAGCCAGTGTAGTAGAAATTGCCAATGAGATCGGATACACCCATCCATCTACAATAACCCTTCTGAAAGAACTCGAAAAACAGGACCTGATCCAATGGGAAAAAGACAAACAGGATGAGCGGAAAAGACTGTTTAAGCTTACTCACAAAGGCAATGGGCTTATTGAGAAAATGAAACCTGTGTGGGAACTGATGTCGCAGATTTTAGGAGACATTTCTGATAATAAAAATAACCTGCTGAAGGCGATTAATGAAGCGGAAGAGAAGATCGCCAGCCAGTCTTTTTACCAGAGGGCATTGCAGGTGAATAATACAAAAAAATAA
- a CDS encoding TonB-dependent receptor, whose amino-acid sequence MSIIFKKRLIVALVLPTAALYYGQSTKDSLEKSKSIEEVMVVGRNLSQTAKERKTPVAVSNIKAAEIQEKLGNREFPEIMKSTPSVYVTKVGGGFGDSRINMRGFDGANIAVIINGQPVNDMQGGTVYWSNWTGLADIASNIQIQRGLGASKFVVPSVGGTINIVTKATDSEQKAMIKGEVGNDNYSRISAMYSSGLKNKWGTTVLLSRWQGDGYINGTQGEGYSWFFSTGFKPNENHAFNFIATGAPQVHDTRRSSATGANVATLQQFETYGRRYNPQTGMLNGSQFNLAPNFYHKPIASLNWDWNMNDNLKLSTVLYGSWGRGGGGTGLNGSIKNAAGQTMNFMNYGAGGDGTINWDMIYRYNRGGMVTDYNGNTFQKSTFTAPAGSPADYNGQYVATLNGTNGIVRKQSINAHDWYGVIADLNYKKNNWTFNGGIDLKTYKGALYDIVTDMLGSDALYVPSTANAPKGYYINQTVKPEPLTKLKDAQKVSIHNEGLVKWAGIYGMVEYSSEKLSASVQGSVSEQYYKRVDYMLYTPGNQETKWYHKTGYIVKGGANYNIDDHHNVFFNTGVISRQPLFNALFPSNQNIYNDAKNERIFSVELGYGFKSRYVDVNINAYRTQWDDRFISRTFNATAADVAKFSQLSLGNAYFYNALNVGQVHQGVELEAKARPFANLRLRGMLSLGNWKYKGNANFNILDVQNNQEIAGATGVINIKDLKVGDAAQTTASIGADYNITKAFSIDANWEYYDKLYAQFNPINFLTEAAREKGIVQLPSYHLFDVGASYKFILDAKKSLTLRANVYNLFNKYYISELSSNIFAGDKIANGPDAGKTYQDAGRVYQGVADGNTGFLGFGRTWSVAATLRF is encoded by the coding sequence ATGAGCATTATTTTTAAAAAGCGACTAATTGTAGCGCTTGTATTGCCTACGGCAGCCTTATACTATGGGCAGAGTACGAAGGATTCTTTAGAGAAATCTAAATCTATTGAAGAGGTGATGGTGGTAGGAAGAAACCTTTCACAAACCGCCAAAGAAAGAAAAACTCCTGTTGCGGTTTCCAACATCAAAGCAGCAGAAATTCAGGAGAAACTGGGAAACAGGGAATTCCCGGAAATTATGAAGTCTACTCCATCTGTTTATGTAACCAAAGTAGGAGGAGGATTCGGAGACAGCAGAATCAATATGAGAGGTTTTGACGGGGCCAACATTGCAGTGATCATCAACGGACAGCCGGTGAATGATATGCAGGGAGGTACTGTATACTGGTCTAACTGGACGGGATTGGCTGACATTGCCAGCAACATCCAAATCCAGAGAGGATTAGGAGCTTCTAAATTTGTAGTTCCGTCTGTAGGAGGTACCATCAATATTGTTACCAAAGCTACCGATTCTGAGCAGAAAGCAATGATTAAAGGAGAAGTGGGTAATGATAACTATTCCAGAATATCTGCGATGTATTCTTCCGGATTAAAAAATAAATGGGGAACAACCGTATTGCTTTCCCGCTGGCAGGGTGATGGGTACATCAATGGCACACAGGGAGAAGGTTACTCATGGTTTTTCTCTACAGGATTTAAGCCTAATGAAAATCATGCATTCAATTTTATTGCAACCGGAGCACCACAGGTACATGATACCAGAAGATCTTCTGCTACAGGAGCCAATGTAGCAACTTTACAGCAGTTTGAAACCTACGGAAGAAGATACAACCCGCAGACAGGAATGCTGAACGGATCTCAATTCAATTTAGCTCCTAACTTCTACCACAAGCCTATTGCTTCCTTGAACTGGGACTGGAATATGAATGACAATCTGAAATTATCTACCGTTCTTTACGGTTCATGGGGACGTGGCGGCGGTGGTACCGGACTTAATGGTTCCATCAAAAATGCAGCCGGGCAAACCATGAACTTTATGAATTATGGTGCCGGAGGAGACGGTACCATCAACTGGGATATGATTTACCGCTATAACAGAGGGGGTATGGTAACAGATTATAATGGAAATACCTTCCAGAAATCAACCTTTACAGCACCTGCAGGCTCCCCTGCTGATTATAACGGGCAATATGTAGCTACGCTGAACGGCACCAATGGTATCGTGAGAAAGCAGAGCATCAATGCTCATGACTGGTATGGTGTAATTGCAGACCTCAATTACAAAAAAAACAACTGGACCTTTAACGGAGGTATTGATCTTAAAACCTACAAAGGAGCGCTGTATGATATTGTAACGGATATGTTAGGATCTGATGCATTATATGTTCCAAGCACGGCCAATGCCCCTAAAGGATATTATATTAACCAAACGGTAAAGCCTGAACCGCTTACTAAGCTCAAAGATGCTCAGAAAGTATCTATCCACAATGAAGGACTGGTAAAATGGGCTGGTATCTATGGAATGGTTGAATACAGCTCTGAAAAATTAAGTGCGTCTGTACAGGGTTCCGTTTCTGAGCAGTATTACAAGAGAGTGGATTATATGCTGTATACACCAGGAAACCAGGAAACAAAATGGTACCACAAGACAGGATATATTGTAAAAGGAGGGGCCAACTATAATATAGATGACCATCATAACGTATTTTTCAATACGGGAGTTATTTCAAGACAGCCTTTATTCAATGCTTTGTTCCCATCCAACCAAAATATTTATAACGATGCAAAGAACGAAAGAATTTTCTCTGTAGAATTAGGATATGGTTTCAAATCCCGTTATGTGGATGTGAATATCAATGCGTACAGAACGCAGTGGGATGACAGATTTATTTCAAGAACATTCAATGCTACAGCGGCAGATGTTGCAAAATTCTCCCAGTTAAGCCTTGGAAATGCTTATTTCTACAATGCCCTGAACGTGGGTCAGGTACACCAGGGAGTAGAACTGGAAGCAAAGGCAAGACCTTTTGCCAACCTTAGACTTAGAGGGATGTTATCATTGGGTAACTGGAAGTATAAAGGAAATGCTAATTTCAACATCCTGGATGTTCAGAACAATCAGGAAATTGCAGGAGCTACCGGAGTCATCAACATCAAAGACCTAAAGGTAGGAGACGCCGCCCAGACAACAGCAAGTATCGGGGCTGATTATAATATTACGAAAGCATTCAGCATTGATGCCAACTGGGAATATTACGACAAGCTGTATGCACAGTTCAATCCGATCAACTTCCTTACCGAAGCAGCAAGAGAAAAAGGAATTGTACAATTGCCCAGCTATCATTTATTTGATGTAGGAGCTTCCTACAAATTCATCCTTGATGCCAAAAAATCTTTAACACTGAGAGCGAACGTATACAACTTATTCAACAAATATTATATTTCTGAATTAAGCTCCAATATTTTCGCAGGTGATAAAATTGCCAACGGTCCGGATGCCGGAAAAACCTATCAGGACGCAGGCAGAGTTTATCAGGGGGTAGCAGACGGGAATACAGGATTTCTTGGTTTTGGAAGAACCTGGTCTGTAGCAGCCACTTTAAGATTCTAA